One Benincasa hispida cultivar B227 chromosome 5, ASM972705v1, whole genome shotgun sequence genomic window carries:
- the LOC120078082 gene encoding uncharacterized protein LOC120078082 — translation MGASIISFHSHSLLLRSVPSSFSTFFSKPSAAAAAAAVCFNQFKPVSSNFFTRESSHHSRSFIPSPSLSFPRSFASTISGPSEFRFDEDDDEIEDEDESDYEDEVEIEREEAVEDGMETGVASELSSLMVNRNEVKNIPSLTIKEKKELASYAHSLGKKLKSQLVGKSGVTPGLATSFIETLEANELLKIKILGNCPEELEDAVRKLEESTGSVVVNQIGRTVIIYRPSITKMKAEKQKRQARKIYVRKELDRVKSILQNKIQTPRSSNRGRRGSSRY, via the exons ATGGGGGCTTCGATAATCTCCTTTCACTCTCACTCTCTTCTTCTCCGATCAGTTCCCTCTTCTTTCTCCACCTTCTTCTCCAAACcctccgccgccgccgccgctgCCGCCGTTTGCTTCAATCAATTTAAGCCCGTCAGTTCAAACTTCTTCACTCGCGAATCTTCTCACCATTCCCGGTCTTTCATTCCCTCCCCATCCCTTTCCTTCCCTCGCTCCTTTGCCTCCACCATTTCCGGCCCCTCCGAGTTCAGATTTGATGAAGACGACGATgaaattgaagatgaagatgaaagtgATTACGAAGATGAAGTCGAAATTGAACGGGAAGAGGCCGTTGAGGATGGAATGGAAACCGGTGTGGCTTCGGAGTTGTCTTCGTTGATGGTGAATAGAAATGAAGTGAAGAATATTCCGAGCTTGACGATTAAGGAGAAGAAAGAGCTGGCATCGTATGCTCATAGCTTGGGAAAGAAGCTGAAAAGTCAGTTGGTGGGAAAATCTGGCGTCACTCCTGGCTTGGCTACTTCTTTCATCGAGACACTTGAAGCCAACGAACTTCTTAAG ATCAAAATTCTCGGAAACTGTCCAGAGGAGCTAGAGGATGCAGTGAGGAAATTGGAGGAATCGACTGGCTCTGTGGTGGTGAATCAAATTGGCAGAACTGTTATCATTTATAGGCCCAGCATCACAAAAATGAAAGCAGAGAAACAAAAACGACAAGCACGAAAAATTTACGTGAGAAAAGAGCTCGATCGAGTCAAATCCATTTTGCAG AATAAAATACAAACGCCTAGGAGCTCGAACCGTGGTCGTCGTGGAAGCAGCAGGTATTGA